One Pectobacterium colocasium DNA segment encodes these proteins:
- the thpR gene encoding RNA 2',3'-cyclic phosphodiesterase, protein MSAPRRLFFALSLPETTQQEIIRWRAERFAPEAGRPVAAANLHLTLAFLGDVSEQKAQVLQTLAGRIRQPTFSLTLDDAGHWPRPGVVWLGCRRAPRGLLQLAELLRSQAARNGCYQTALPFHPHITLLRGATRPVAIPAATFSWQVDMTHFSLYESLFDNGKTRYQQLESWSFIQ, encoded by the coding sequence ATGTCAGCCCCCCGCCGCCTGTTTTTTGCCCTATCACTACCGGAAACCACACAGCAAGAGATTATCCGCTGGCGTGCCGAGCGCTTCGCTCCAGAAGCCGGTCGTCCGGTCGCGGCGGCCAATCTTCATCTGACGCTGGCTTTTTTGGGGGACGTTAGCGAACAAAAAGCGCAGGTTCTACAGACACTGGCAGGCCGCATTCGTCAACCCACTTTTTCCCTTACGCTGGATGACGCCGGACACTGGCCACGACCCGGCGTAGTCTGGCTGGGCTGTCGCCGCGCACCACGCGGGCTGCTGCAACTGGCAGAACTGCTGCGTTCCCAGGCCGCACGCAACGGCTGTTATCAAACGGCATTACCTTTTCATCCACACATTACGCTACTACGCGGCGCGACTCGTCCCGTTGCGATTCCCGCCGCGACCTTCAGTTGGCAGGTTGATATGACGCACTTTTCGCTTTACGAATCACTTTTCGATAATGGCAAAACCCGCTATCAACAGTTGGAAAGTTGGTCATTTATTCAATAA